ACTTCTCCATCTCCCACGGAGGCCAGAGCATCTTCTACGCCCAGAACGGAACCCTCTACGCGGGCGCCTTCGTCTATCCGGCGCGCAGCACCGACAACGGCCTTACCTGGACCTCGATCACGGGCGACAACGTGACCTATGCCTCCTATTACGCCGTCATGGGGGACGGCGTGAACCTATATACCTTGCGCTCCTTCGCCGCCAACGATGCCAAATACGACGCGCCCTTCCTGGTCTCGCCGGAGTCCGACGGCCTCACGTGGACCCCGTATGAAGGAGGCAAGCAGAAGTTCGACAATGGGCCCTACACCATGCGTTTCGATAAGGAGAACGGGATCCTTTATGCGGCATGTTGGAACGCGGGGCTGTGGGCCTTGAAGGTGACGGGTTCGGCGGCCGTACGCGGGCCGCGCCGCCCGACGGGGGATGGTGACCGGGAACGTACCATCTTAATTGGTCCCGGGGAATCCCTCGAGTCCGCCGGGCTCGCGGGGAGGGACGTGGAATTCTTCGGGCTGGACGGCAAGCGGATCGCCGACCGCGGCGCGGGAACCGCCTCTGGCGGGCTAGGAATGGGCGCAGGCATCCGCATCATGAGGATCAAAAAGGCCGAGGCTGGCCCGTAGCGTTCTTGCCCGCCGATAGGGAGGTGATTGCTCTTACCGGATCAGCGCGGAAGCGCCGGAATTCGAATTCATGGGGAAATACATACCGCTCGCCGGCTTCGGCGGCGCCATCCTTCCGTTCAAGGCGATGCGGGCCCGGCCGGGAAGCGGGAGAAAGGAGGCTCCGCCTTTCCCGGTTCTTCCCTTCGGGAGCGGGGGCCGGATGGCAGTCCCCGTCTTTTCCACGATCCAGATGTTCCGGAACTTCACGGGATCGCCGTG
The sequence above is a segment of the Fibrobacterota bacterium genome. Coding sequences within it:
- a CDS encoding DUF1080 domain-containing protein; the protein is LVGPRLNMSFPPLTWQTYDVDFSKAVFDSAGKVMLDTARVTVRLNGVLIHENQALKSNTLLGDPVTPADGPIRFQAHGDPVKFRNIWIVEKTGTAIRPPLPKGRTGKGGASFLPLPGRARIALNGRMAPPKPASGMYFPMNSNSGASALIR